From Flexistipes sp.:
ACAAAAGCTGTGCAAGCGAAGTAAAAAGTGTTCCCATAACAGACCTAGTAGTGGAAAAAGATATTTATATCGTATACAATAAAAGAAAAAGTACAAAAAAACTTCTCAAGCAATTTCTGGGCACACTCATGGCATACGAAAAGTAAATGGAGCATCATTTAGAAACCGATATAGAAACAATTATCACAAAAGGTCTTGGTAATTATAATATCGTGGATGTAAGATCGGAATCTGAATTTATCCACGACCATATCCCCGGCTCTGTCAATATTCCTCTGTTAAACGATGAAGAAAGAAAAATAGTCGGCACTCTTTATAAGCAAAAGGGACCGAAAACGGCCAGATTAAAGGGTGTCGAAATAATTTCCCCCAAACTACCCGATTTTATAAAAGCTTTCTCATCACAAAATACAAAAAGAAATACTGTTGTTTACTGCTGGAGAGGGGGATTAAGGAGCGAAGCATCAGTAAATTTTCTTAAACTTGCAGGAATAGACAGGATTTTTAAGCTGCGGGGAGGTTACAAACAGTTTAGAAAACATATAAACGAATTTTTTGGCGATTTTCCGGAGAGACTGAATATTATAACACTATACGGCCCCACGGGTTGCGCAAAAACGGAAATTATTGAAAAACTTTCCTCCAAAATACCCGTAATAAATCTTGAAAAGCATGCCTGTCATAAAGGATCCACATTCGGTGAAATAGGTGAGCGATTCTATCCTGATGTTACTCAGAAAAACTTTGAAACCAGTCTTTGGTATACATTGTACAAAAATAATTTCAAAGGCCCTTTCATCACAGAAGGTGAAAGCAAGAGGATAGGCAAGGTCAGTATACCGGAGCAATTATATTCACGTATCAGAAACGGGGTTTCTGTTCT
This genomic window contains:
- the mnmH gene encoding tRNA 2-selenouridine(34) synthase MnmH; translation: MEHHLETDIETIITKGLGNYNIVDVRSESEFIHDHIPGSVNIPLLNDEERKIVGTLYKQKGPKTARLKGVEIISPKLPDFIKAFSSQNTKRNTVVYCWRGGLRSEASVNFLKLAGIDRIFKLRGGYKQFRKHINEFFGDFPERLNIITLYGPTGCAKTEIIEKLSSKIPVINLEKHACHKGSTFGEIGERFYPDVTQKNFETSLWYTLYKNNFKGPFITEGESKRIGKVSIPEQLYSRIRNGVSVLMKAPLEFRIEYTIKTYNPDNYIDEIKNSLRRIKRFLGGAKTAHLEQLLDKEDFHTFTEILLKDYYDPLYNKSIPACPDHEICYNSLDEAVEKVRTVYEKITSV